The window ATCCGCCCGTCGGTACCGACGATGACGATACCGTCGGGAGCAGCATCCATGTGTTTCGAGACACGCTCTTCGGCCCGGCGCTTCGCGACGGCGTTTTTCACCTGCCGAGCGAGTACCTCGTAGTGGTCCGTCCCGGTCTCCTTCTGGAGGTAGTTGGTGACGCCGGCCGAGATGGCCTCGCTGGCGAGGTCCTCGCTGCCCTTCCCCGTGAACAGGATGAAGGGGATATCGGAGCCCCTCGCCCGAATCTGCTCCAGGAACTCGATGCCGTTCGTCCCCGGCATCTGGTAGTCCGAGACGACACAGTCGAACGGCTCGTCGGCGAGTCGGTCGAGCCCCGCGGCCGCATCGTGTTCCACGACGACGTCGAGCGATTCGTCTGCTCGCTCGAGGAACCGCGACGTGATGTCGGACACCCCCGGATCGTCATCTACCAGCAGTACGCGTACGGCGGTATCTCCGTCCGGACGCGGCCGGGCCGTGGCTCTGTTGGCCGCCATTCTGCGGGTCGTACCCGACCGACAGAAATATGCTTTGGCATCGAATCGAGCGGTGGGAGACGTGCGCCGATACGGGTTCGCTCCTCGTGGAGGCACGGTCTTTTACCCCCCACCGCCGAATCCGGAGCCATGCCCGACCTCGTCGACACACGCATCCAGAACCGGTGGATGGTCCAGCCCAATCACGCGAACAACCTCGGCGCCGCTCACGGGGGGAACGTCCTGAAGTGGATGGACGAGGCCGGTGCGATGAGCGCCGTCCGTTTCTCCGGGGAGATCTGCGTCACCGCACACATGGACGAGGTGAACTTCAAACAGCCCGTTCCCGTCGGGGAGACGGCGTTCATCGACGCCTACGTCTACGGCGCCGGCCGGACCAGCGTGAAGGTCCGCACGCAGGTCTACCGTGAGGACCTCAAGAGCGGCCGCCGGGAGCTGACGACCAACTGCTACATGGTGTTCGTCGCCATCGACCAGGACAACGAACCGGTCCCGGTCCCGGACCTGACCGTCGCCACCGAGGAGGGCGAACGGCTCCACGCGGAGGCGCTGGCGGACGCACCGTAGCTGGACTGGAGCTCGGGCGGAGACAAGTCGAATTACACAGATAGCACCTAGTCAGACAATTTATAACACGCGTTATAGATGTCTGCGACACACAGATGAAAAATGCCCGCCAGCATGGAATGATACCATCCACCAGCGGGGAGTCTGCCGGTGCTGGTCGGGGACACTTCACCTTCGCCGTCTCGCTTCTGGGCAGTCGGAGCGGACTACCGGCCCAGCAACCGGTCGACATGCCGTTTTCCCAGGGCGATGCTGTCGAGGTCTCGGGTCCCCACCTCGAGCGTCGCGGGACCCGACCAGCCGTCCAGCGCCGCGAACAGACCGGCGAAATCGAGTTCGCCCATCCCGGCGGGGAGATGCTCGTCACCGCCACCGCGGGTATCCGAGAGGTGGAGGTGGTCGATGCGGTCGGCGTTAGCGGCGGCGTACTCGCCCAGTTCGACGGGTGGGTCCCCCAGAACTGCGTGTGCGGTGTCGAACGTCGTTCCGAGGCCGTCGGCTGCTCCGTCCTCGGCGAGCGCGTCGACCAGGTCGTCGAACTCCGGCGCGACGAAGGGCCCGTGGATGACGTTCTCCGGCACCGGCGTGACGCCCCGCTCCCGTGCGGCTCTGACGACGCGTCGGGTCCCGTCGACCACGAACTCCCGGACCTCGGTGTCGGTCCAGCCGAGGTCCCACGCATCCGAGGCGGGGTGGAACACAGCCTTCTCGGCCCCGAGGTCGGCCGCCAGGTCGAGACAGGCCCGGCACTCGCGGACGGCCCCGTCCCGGACAGGACCGAACGGCGAGCCGAGGTCGAGCGTGAACGGGAGGTGAACGACGAGCGAGAGCCCAGTGTCGTCGAGGGCGTCCGCGAGGGGGTCGCGCCAGGCATCGGCGCGGGAGCGAGCGTGTGGTCCGTCCAGCAGTACCTCCACGAGGTCGAACCCCTCGCTCGCGGCCCACTCGACCGTCGACCCCACGTCGCGGTGCGGGAGGGTGAACCCCAGGTCGAGGTCGACCGAGGCGTCGACCGGGTCCGGGTCCGGGTCTGGGCGGGTGAACACGGTTGGAGGTCGTCGGCCGCCGTGTTCAACCTCATGGTCGGTGGCACGCTCCGGCGATGCCGCCACCCATGCCGGCGAGCGCGGCCGGGACGCCGGTCGTCGGTCGGTCGTCATCGGCCCGTCCGACACCGCCGACACCCCTTTGACCGGGAGGGCCCCACGCCACGGTATGACCGACGAGGCCGACGGACGACCGGAGGGGGAGCCGGACGTCGATGGGATGGGAACCGCGCCGACGCCCCGTGACCCCGGGGCGACGGAGTCGGCGGTCCGACGGGTCGAGGCGGCCGACGACCCGACGACACCGATGGCGCCGGACGTCCCCGAGGACGTGCGCAAGTACGACCGCTTCAAGAAGATGGACGGCGCCACCTACGACCGCGCCAACGAGTTCCTCCGGGACCGGACCTACATCACGGCCCGGGAGTGGGCCATCGCGCGGCTGTGTGCGGACTTCCGCACGGAGACGGGCGTCGAGATGACGAAAATCGGCGAGAACCTGCCCCACCTCGTCCCGTTCATGACCGATACCTACTCGCCCCAGGCGGTGAACCAGGCGCGGGCCTCGTTCAAGGAGAAGGTCCGAAAGTCCGGCGCGACCTTCCTCTACGGCGCGATGTGTGATTTCTACACCGCCGAGGAGCTGGACGAGTTGATGTACGAGGTGACCGAGGTCGCGAAGTTCCTGCTGGAGGTCGAGGGCGTCGAGCTGACCGTCGAGGAGGAACTCGCCGCGGAGGACCGCATCGGCGACGTGATGCGCGAGGTGCGCGAGTCCTCGGCGGCACTCCGACACGACCACGTCACCTGCCCGGAGTGTGGCCACGAGATCGAGGGCGACGGTACGAACCACGAGAGCGACCACGAACCCGCCAGCGCGGACGACTGACGGCCCGCCGGCACTGTTCCTCCGCGACGAGTCCGGGGTGGCATACGGAACGTCCCAGCCAGGAGTCCCGAGCTACGCGTCCTCGTCGGGGTCCGTCTCGGTCCCCTCGGCCGCCGACCGGTCCGACGTTCCCGGCGTTCCCTCGCGGGTTCGGGCCGTCCGTGGCATCCCGGCGCCGGGGAAGAACAGGCTCGGGTCGTCGTGGGTGAACGAGACGGTGGCGTCATCCTCGGGGGGCGTGACGTGGGTGTAGAACGTATCGTCGACCACGGTACGGAGCCCCTCGAGCCGGTCCTCGTCGACCGCCGCGGGGACGAAGATGGCCACCTCGGCGTCCGCGCTGTAGAGGATGGTGAGGAACTGTATCTCGCCCGGGAGGTCGGCCCGGAGGACCTCGTACTCGTCGATCTCGTGGACGCTGACGACCTCGTCCAGCCCGTCGAACTCCTCGCGCTGGACGACCACGCCCACGCCGGGCTCGTCGTCGTCGATGACGCCGCTGGCAGTCGGGTGGAGAACGGTGGTCCGCCAGCCGGCCTTGCGGTGCTCGTCGGCGGACTGTTCCATCTCCAGCACGAGCTGTTTCCAGTGGTTCTCCGTGGCGCCGTCGGGGACCTCCCCCGGGTCGACATCCTCGCCGGCTTCGGGAGCCTCGTCACCCTGGGACGCCTCGCTGTGCGCGTCCGTCCCTGCGGTCTCGTCGTCCATGTCCTCACTCCGGGGCGGGGACGTGAAAACCTGTTCGCCGCGGCGGCGGGCGACTCAGGCGCCGTCAGCCCGGTCGTCACGGACGTTCTGCCCCTGCGTCTCGGCGAAGGCGTTCGCATCGCCGTCGTAGACCACCTCACCGCGGAGCATCGTCCACTCGGGGAAGACCCCTTCCCGGCCCTCGAACGGTGTCCAGCCACACTTCGAGTGCAGGTCCAGTCCCCGGATGGGACGCGTCTCAGCCGGGTCGACGAGGACGAGGTCGGCGTCGCGCCCCGCCTCGACACGGCCCTTCGACGGGAGACCGAATATCTCGGCCGGGTTCGTGGCGGTCACGTCCCGCACCCGCTCGTAGGAGAGTTGCCCGTCGCGGGCCGCCGCGAGCAGCAGGGGCAGCGCCGTCTCCACGCCGGGCACGCCCGAGGGTGCGTCCCAGATGCCGGCGTCCTTCTCCTCGCGGGTGTGGGGCGCGTGGTCGGTCGCGACCACGTCGACGGTCCCGTCGGCGAGTCGCTCGAACAGCGCCTTGCGGCGGGCCTCACTCCGGAGGGGCGGGTTCATCCGACCGTACGTCCCCAGCTGGTCGAGGTCGTCGCGCGACAGGAACAGGTGGTGGGGCGTCACCTCACAGGTCAGGCCCGCGTCGACGGCCGCGTCGACGCCTTCGGGCGTGGAGGTGTGGGCGATGTGGACGGTGGCGTCGTGGTCGGCCGCGACCTCGCCCGCGCGCTCGACCGCGGCGGCCTCGGCCTCGGGTGTGCGGTAGGCGCTCCACGCGTCGGCGTCGTCGTCGGGCCGGTCGAGTGCCTCGTCCGCGAACAGGTCGGCATCCTCCGCGTGGACGGTGACGGCCACGTCCTCGGCGGCCGCACGCGCGACGGCGTCGTCGAACAGGTCGGCGTCGATACCCATGTCGCCGGTCGAGTCCGCGAGGAACACCTCGCCGAGGGCGAAGAGGGGGCGGTCGAACAGCGAGTCCGGGTCCCAGTCGGCCGTGACGCCGCCATTGAGACCGTAATCGACGGCCGAGGCGCGGGCGAAGGCGGCCTTCTCGTCGAACGCGTCGCCCGTCGTGGTGGGAGGGTCGGTGTTGGGCTGGTCGACGACGGTGGTGACGCCGCCCGCGGCGGCTGCCTTCGAGCCCGTCGTCCAGTCCTCCTTGTGGCCGAACCCCGGCTGGCGGAAGTGGACGTGAACGTCGATCATTCCGGGGAGGAGGCGTTTGCCGGTCGCGACCAGCACGTCCTCGTCGTCGGCCGCCGGCAGGTCCTCCGCGACGGCGGCGATGGTTTCGCCCTCGATGCGGACGTCGCGGACGCGCCCGTCGGCGAGCGTGGCATTTCGGATAAGCATACTCCGTGCTCGCGGGGCGGGCGCGTAAGTGTCCCGGACCCGGGGCGAAGAGGTAGCGATATGTGCCGGGGCGCAGAACGCCGGGGCATGTCCGGCGACGAGCCCACGGGCGGCGACGTGCCACCGGCGGCCCGAGCGGAGGCGGTCCAGGCCGTCCGGCGGGCGCTCGCGGAGCACGGCTACGCCGGCCTCACGACGAAACGAATCGCCGCCGAGTCCGAGAAGAGCGAGGCCTTCCTCTTCTACCACTACGACAGCAAGGAGGACCTGGTGCTCGCGTTCATGGACTGGGCGACCGGCCGCGTCACCGACCGACTGGAGGGAGCCGAGGGGACCCCGGCACAGCAGCTCTACGGCCTCTGTGACGCGCTCGTCGGCGACCCCGGCGACGACATCGAGCGCGGGACGAACGTCGCGATGATGGAGTTGCTGGCGCACGCACGGCACAACGGGGCGTTCCGCGACCGACTGATAGCCTACGAGGAGGCCATCATCGGCGACACCGCCGACCTCATCCGCGAGGGCATCGCCGCCGGGCAGTTCCGCGACGTGGACCCGGAGTCGACGGCCGCGTTCATCCTGACGCTCGCGGACGGCACCGTCGGCGCGGTCCAGGCACTCGGGATGACCGAGGTCGGCGAGGGGGTCCGCGAGCGCCTCTTCGAGTACCTCGCACGCGAGGTGCTGGCCGAGGGCGTCGAACCGCCGACGCCGGGCTCGGTCAGTCGCCGTTGAGACGCGGGGGAACGTCCGACCCAGCCCGGTTCTCCCCCTCGAGGCGGTCGTCACCACGCCCGCTGGCGTAGGTGCGGGCCGCGGCCGTGTCCTCGGTCAGCAGCAGGCGCTCCAGCCGTGATTCGAACGCCGCCTCGTCTAGCTCACCGTTCGCGTACCGTTCGCGGAGGCGTGCCAGGGCCGCGTCCTCGTCGGCCGTCCCCGGAGAACGGTCGCCGCGGCCGTCGTGCCAGCGGTCGGTCCGTGACGTGCGCTCGTGGCCGCGTCGCTTCGCCGCCCCGACCGCGACCGGCATGACGCCGCCGAAGCCGACCGGGAACACGACCCAGAACCAGCTCACCCCCAGTGCCGCCAGCGTGAACGCAGTCCCGAGGGTCAGCATCGTCACCAGTCCGGCGACGGCTCCGGGGTCCGAGTCGGCCGGGAACCGGCGGAGGCGGGCGTGCCGAGTCATCGGCGGTCACCTCCGTCCGTCGCGACCGACCCGTCCGCCGCGCCGGGACCCGCGTCGGCGGTGACCGCCCCGCCGTCGGGTGCGACCGGCGCGTCCGAGCCGTCGGTCACCCCGAGCCGCCCGCCGGCGGTCTCTCGCTGGCCGGACGCGGGCACGTGGTCGGTCCCGGCCGCCGCCCCCAGGCCCGTCGGCGGCATGTTCCGGTAGACCGTCTCGTACTCGTCCTGGCGGACGAGGTAGGTCTCGTGCCAGATGCCGACCGCGCCGTCGGCCAGCTCGCCGTTGAACCGTGACCACATCGAGCGGTGTTCCTCGCCCTCGCGGGCGTAGTCCCGGAGTGCCTCGAACGACTCCCAGTACTGGACGAACTGGAACTCCCGGGGGCTCACCATCATCGACCGGGACTCCAGCAACCCGACCGGGTCGGCCTCCTGCTCACGGACCATCCGCGGCGCGCTCAGGAACACCGGCAACCACCGGTGAACCGCCCGGAAACGGTTGATGCGCATCCCGACGAGGAAGACGACGAAGTCCCCCTCCCGCTCCGCGTGGAGCCGCTCACGATTCACGTTCATGTTTCTGAGTAAGCACTCACTCAGCATAAATCTAGGTGAACACTCAGTGGCACCGAGGGTCGGGTGAATCGAGACGGAATCGGCGGCGCAGAAGCAGTAGAGCCGTGTTACAGACCGACTACGGACTCAGTCGCTGGCGATCCCGCGGGAACAGCACGGCCTCACGGATGTTGGCGAGGCCGAGCATCGTCATGACCAGCCGCTCGACGCCGTACGCCCAGCCCGCGTGGGGCGGCATGCCGTACTTGAACATCTTCGTGTAGTACTCGAACTGGTCGGGGTCGAGGCCCTGCTGCTCGAAGCCCGCGACGAGTTCCTCGTAGCGGTGCTCACGCTGGCCGCCCGAGACCAGTTCCATCCGCGGGTGCATCAGGTCGAAGCCCTTCGAGTACTCGGGGTCGTCGTCGTAGTCCTGGATGTAGAACGGCTTGATCTCCGCGGGCCAGTCCGTGATGAAGTAGTGCCCGCCGACATCGTCGCCGAGGGCCTTCTCGCCCTCGGTGGGGAGGTCGTCGCCCCATGAGAGGTGCTCGTCGAGTTCGCCGGTCGCGTTGATGCGCTCGATGGCCTCCTCGTAGGTGAGCCGCGGGAACCCCTCGTCGGGCACCTCGAACGCCTCCGTCATGTCCAGGGTCTCCAGTTCGTCCTGGCAGTTCTCCGCGACGGCCTCGTACGCGGCCATCAGGGTGCCCTCACAGACATCCATCGCCTCGTGGTGGTCGATGAACGCGGATTCGAAGTCGATCATCGTCGCCTCGTTCAGGTGGCGCGGGGTGTTGTGCTCCTCCGCGCGGAAGATGGGCCCGACCTCGAAGACGCGCTCCAGCCCGGAGCCGACCATCAGCTGCTTGAACAGCTGCGGGCTCTGGTTCATGAACGCCTCGCGCCCGAAGTACGTGACCGGGAACAGCTCCGTCCCGCCCTCGGTTCCCGTGGCGACGATCTTCGGCGTGTTGATCTCCGTACAGCCCTCGCCGCGGAAGTAGTCACGCACCGCGCGGAGGACCTCGGCGCGGATCTCGAAGATGGCCTGCGCCTCGGGACGGCGCACGTCCAGGGTGCGGTTGTCCAGGCGGGTCGGGAGTTCGGCGTCGACCTTCCCGGAGGGGTCGAGCGGCAGCTCCGGCTCGGCCGGGGCGATGACCTCGACGGACTCGGGGACGACCTCGACGCCCGTGGGGGCGCGCTCCTCCTCCTCGACGGTGCCGGTGACCTGCACGACGGACTCGCGCGTGACCTCGGTGCCCGTCTCGACGAGGTCGTCGTCCATCTCGTCCTTCTCGAACTTGACCTGTATCTTGCCGGTCGTGTCCCGGACGATGAGGAAGGCGATGCCGCCGAGGTCGCGGATCTCGTGGGCCCAGCCGGCGACCGTCACGTGGTCGCCCGGCTCGGCGTCCGCGGTGTACGTTCTGTTGTCCATATCCGTGGTTCTCGTACCGGGGCCGAAAACGTGTCGTTACCGTGTGAACGCTTCCGTGACCTCGAAACCCGAGTTCAAATCGATAAATCCGAGGATACAGTTTGGAAGTCGGGATTCCACCGCGTGTCTACCTTATATCTCGATAATCTGCATATCACGCGCTCCCCGAGGTTCAAGTACGATACCGCGACCAGACGCCCCGTGACCTGACGCATCAAGCGGGTCGGGCAATCCGGGCGCGGTATCGCACCGCGTGACGGTTCGGCCAGCGCGACACGACCGACCCGTCGCCGGTGGGAGTTCGTGGGCTCCCGCAGTGTCGCCTGTTCGCTAGACTGGGATGGTAGTGGTGGCGATGGAGACTTCGCTTCCCTCGCGCTCTCTCACGAACGCGACGGCAGGGACCGCTACGAAGCCCTCGCGCTCTCGACCGTCCGGGAGTCGCTGCGCTCCTCGCTCACTACGTTCGCTCCGGTGCTTGCTTCCTCCGGGACGAATCGAGAGCGCTCGCCCTTCGAGTCCGCCAGGGGGCTATTGCTCGGCCGAGCGTTCGTGCGTGGTGGTTCCACCGGAGCGCTAGCGTCCCCACACCTCCCCGCGCGAGCGCTGTGGTGGCTCCGCACGGCGCTGAGGCGCCGGCTCCGCCAGTGGTGGCGCTCGCCGCGCTTCCTGGTCCCGGAACCAACTGGCCGACCAGCCGCTCGGCTGGTGCGTGCTCGTCCGTCAGTCGTACCGGCGCGCGCTGGCAGCTGTGCCGCAGGCCAGCCGCCGCTACACGTGCGAGGGCCGAGAAGCGTCGTGCGAGAGAGCTTCGCTCTCTCGTGATCTCGAAAATCGAAGATTTTCGGCGACAGAGCGGGACTCCGTCCCGCTTGCAGTCGGACGTAGTCCGACGACAGCGTAGCGAGCATCGCAGGCGGTTGGAGAGGTGTGAGGCTCACGGACCCGGCTGACCAGCGTGCGGTCCTGGCGGCCTCGCCCTTCGGTAGACGACCCCTTATAAATGATGACGAGGGAGCCAACCAGCGAAACCGTTAATCTGCAGTAACATCGCTCCCGAGACACACGGATGTCGATGGGTGGGCTCGGGACACTGGCGGCGGTGCGGCACGCGATGGACCAGTGGCGACCGGCGGAGTCGGGAACTGTCGACGACCGTCGAACCACACTCGAAGGGCACCTCCGGAAGAAACTGGACAGCGCACGTCAGGTCGAGACCCACCGAACTACCGCGCTCCCGGACGTGGTCGTCGACGGAACCGTCGGCATCCTGTTCGTCGACGAGGTCTCGGGGCGGACCGTCGCTCGCATCGAGGAGCGGCTGGACCGCTTCGACGGCGAGTACCCACTATTGTTCGTCGTCGGAGACGTTCGGGAACAGGCGGTCTGGAAGCGGCTTCGGGAGGCCTACACGGATTCCGGCCCGACCGCCGGGCGAACCGAGTTCGTCTTCGAATCGCTGGGGAGCCTCCGAGCCCCGGACCACGACTGGGGCGACTGGGAGGAGTCCGACGAACCGTGGCACGACCTGCGGAGCGCGTGGGTCTATCCAGCGCTGGCGGCCTGCCTGTTACTGGTCGACGAACTGCTTCGCCACGTCGCCGGTGTTGACCCGTTCCTCCCCAGCGAACCGGTATGGCGGCTCTTCTTCCTGGGAATCGTTCTAATCGGGGTCATCGGCGAGGACCTGGTTCGACCGTGGCTGCACGGGTGAACCCGGCACCCCCAGCCGCCCGCGACGGCCCGATGTCGTACCCCGACGGACGACGACCGAGCGCGCCGTTTCCCGACCCTTCCGACACGGTTTAGTCGCGCGGTAGCCACGCCCGCGTATGAGCGGCACGCCGTGGTCCGACTGGACCCACATCACCAAGCTCGACCCCGACAAGGAGCTGGTCGACGGGGAGACGTTCGGTGACGTCTGCGAGACCGGCACGGACGCCATCGAGATCGGCGGCACCACCGGGATGACCGAGGAGAAGATGGAGCGGGTCGTCGAGGCCTGCGTCGCCCACGACGTGCCCGTCTACATCGAGCCCTCCCATTCGGGCACCGTCGTCCACGACGAGGGGCTGGACGGCTACCTCATCCCCATCGTGTTCAACGCCGGCGACATCGCGTGGGTCACCGGCGCCCACAAGGAGTGGGTCCGCTCGGACCCCGACATCGACTGGGGCCGGACCCACACGGAGGCGTACATCGTCCTCAACCCCGACTCATCCGTGGCGGAGTACACGCAGGCCGACTGCAACCTCGACGCCGAGGAGGTCGCGGCCTACGCCACGGCGGCCGAGCGCATGTTCGGCCAGGACATCGTCTACATCGAGTACTCGGGGACCCTGGGCGACACCGAGAAGGTCGGCGCCGCCCGCGACGCGCTCGACGAGGCCACCCTCTTCTACGGCGGCGGCATCCACGACTACGACTCCGCCTATCAGATGGGCGAGCACGCGGATACGGTCATCGTCGGCGACCTCGTCCACGACGAGGGCGCCGACGCAGTCCGGGAGACGGTCGAGGGTGCCCGTGACGCCCAGGCCGCGACGCGGTAGACGGGGGACCGTTCGGCGCACCGCGTGCAACCCCTGCGGCACGCCGGCCAACGCGACACACCACCGACAGCGGTTTACGTGTCGCATCGAACCCGAGTGCATGCGGGAGTTCGACGGAGCCGGGGGCCGCACATGAGCGTCATCGCGGAGTACCGACTCTCCGCAGACCGGCTCGTCCTGGGGTCGACGTTCGAGACGGTCCCCGACATCGAGCTGGAGCTGGAGCGGTCGTTCGCCACGGACCCGGACCATCCCATCCTCTTCGCGTGGGGCCGGGGGCCGCTGGATGCGTTCGAACGCGCCGCGACCGACGACCCGACGGTCGCGGACCTGAACGTGCTGGACACCGTCGGCGAGAAGCGGCTCTACCGTATCGCCGTCGGCGACGCCACGGAGGTCGTGCTCTACCCGCGGTGGGTCGAACTCGGCGCCGAACGGCTCGAGGCGTGGTACGCCGACGACTGGTGGCACTCCCGGACGCGCTTCCCGGACCGTGACGCGCTCGCCGACTACCGGACCTACCTCGCCGACAACGACATCGCCTTCCAGCTGAAGCGGCTGTACGACGCCGAGCAAGCGACGGACGACGACCTCGGTCTGACGCCGGAACAGCGCGAGACGCTCGTGCTGGCCTACGAGATGGGCTACTTCGACATCCCACGGGGCACCACCACCTCGGGGCTGGCCGAGGAGCTCGACATCTCGAACCAGGCCATCTCCGAGCGGCTCCGCCGTGGCTACAGTCGGCTGGTCGAACAGCTCATCTGAGCCTATCCTCGCACGAATCATCGACCACCGGACAGCTGCTATCCCGTTCCTGCTTCAGCCCGCGCTCTCGGCCTGTTCCTGCCAGTCCCGGATGCGGTCGGCGCTCACACCCGAGACGCGGCTGGCCACGTCGTCCGGGTCGGCGGCCTGCAGGTCCGCGAGCGACTCGATGTCCGCATCGGCCAGCTTCGCGGCGGTCTTCTCCCCCACGCCGTCGAGGTCGTCCAGGTCCCGGGTCGCCCGGCGCGCCTGGAACTCCTCGAAGTTGCAGATGGGACAGCCCAGCTCCCAGGGGTCGCCGTCGCCGTCGTGGATGACCAGCTCCGGCAGGTCGTGGTCGGGACAGAACTCGTCGGTCACCTCGATGTCGCCACGCCGAGGGAGCGGCAGCGAGTAGTCACAGTCCGGGTAGCGCGTACAGCCGACGAGCCGGCTCCCGCTCTGGAGGTGCTTGATGGCGAGTTCGCCACCGTGCTCCTCGCCACACTCCGGGCAGACGCCGATGACCTCGTCCTCCTGTGCATCGGCCTCCTCGGCCTTACAGATGGGACAGCCGTGGACGAACGTCGAGCGGCCGGCGAGCATCTTCACATGGTGGAGATGGTGCTCCTCACAGGAGTCCTCCATCACCGTCGGCTCGCCCGAGGAGGGGAGCTGGTAGGTGTTCTCGCAGTCCGGGTACCCCTCACAGCCGACGAAGTACGACCCGCGCCGCGACCGCCGGACGATGAGCGTCTCGCCACACTCCGGGCACGGCCCCAGCCGCTTGTCGTCCTTCAGCGCCTCCCGGAGGTGGTCACCGATAGCCTCGCGGGACTCGTGCAGCTCGTCGAACACCCGCCCCAGCATCTCGCGGGACTCGTCGGTCACGTCGTCCAGCGTCGCCTCTCCGTTCGCGATGGCGGTCATGTCCTGCTCGAGTTGCTGGGTCATCGACTCGTCGACGACGAGGTCAGCGAACTCCTCGGCGGCCTCGACGACCGCCATCGCCAGCCGTGTCGGCCGCGGTGGGTCGTCCTCGATGTAGCCGCGGTCGTACAGTTTCTCGATGGTGTTGTGGCGGGTCGACTTCGTCCCCACCCCTCTAGCCTCTAGCTCCTCGATGAGCCGGGACTGTCCGCGCCGGCGCGGCGGCTGGGTCTGCTTTGCCTCCAGCCGCGCGTCCGTCAGGTCGAGCTCCTCGCCCTCGTCCACGTCGGGGACGAGGTTCTCGTCGGAGGAGGCGTAGGGGTAGACATCGAGGTAGCCGGGCTCGAGCAGGCGCTTCCCGTTGGCCTTCAGCTGGCAGCCGTTCGCCTCGGCCGTGACGCGGAGGTGCTCCCACTCGGCAGGGTCCGCACAGGTCGCGAGGAACCGCCGGACGACGAGTTCGTACACCTCCCACTCGTCGTCGCCGATATCGGCCTTGCCGGGAATCTCCCCGGTCGGGTGGATGGGCGGGTGGTCGGTCGTTTCCGTCTCGCCGCGGGTGGGCTCGATGTCCTCGCCGTCCTCGAGCAGCGAGGCGGCATCCTCGCCGAAGGCACCCGAGTCGGCGAACGTCGCCAGCAGCTCCTCGGGGTCGAGGTCCTCAGGGTAGACGGTGTTGTCCGTCCGCGGGTAGGTGATGTAGCCCGCCGTGTACAGTTCCTCGGCGATGCTCATCGCTCGACCGGCACCGTAGCCCAGCGAACTCGCCGCGCGGATGAACTGGGT of the Haloglomus salinum genome contains:
- a CDS encoding acyl-CoA thioesterase; the protein is MPDLVDTRIQNRWMVQPNHANNLGAAHGGNVLKWMDEAGAMSAVRFSGEICVTAHMDEVNFKQPVPVGETAFIDAYVYGAGRTSVKVRTQVYREDLKSGRRELTTNCYMVFVAIDQDNEPVPVPDLTVATEEGERLHAEALADAP
- a CDS encoding sugar phosphate isomerase/epimerase family protein, producing the protein MFTRPDPDPDPVDASVDLDLGFTLPHRDVGSTVEWAASEGFDLVEVLLDGPHARSRADAWRDPLADALDDTGLSLVVHLPFTLDLGSPFGPVRDGAVRECRACLDLAADLGAEKAVFHPASDAWDLGWTDTEVREFVVDGTRRVVRAARERGVTPVPENVIHGPFVAPEFDDLVDALAEDGAADGLGTTFDTAHAVLGDPPVELGEYAAANADRIDHLHLSDTRGGGDEHLPAGMGELDFAGLFAALDGWSGPATLEVGTRDLDSIALGKRHVDRLLGR
- a CDS encoding DUF5806 family protein, encoding MTDEADGRPEGEPDVDGMGTAPTPRDPGATESAVRRVEAADDPTTPMAPDVPEDVRKYDRFKKMDGATYDRANEFLRDRTYITAREWAIARLCADFRTETGVEMTKIGENLPHLVPFMTDTYSPQAVNQARASFKEKVRKSGATFLYGAMCDFYTAEELDELMYEVTEVAKFLLEVEGVELTVEEELAAEDRIGDVMREVRESSAALRHDHVTCPECGHEIEGDGTNHESDHEPASADD
- a CDS encoding DUF7529 family protein; the protein is MDDETAGTDAHSEASQGDEAPEAGEDVDPGEVPDGATENHWKQLVLEMEQSADEHRKAGWRTTVLHPTASGVIDDDEPGVGVVVQREEFDGLDEVVSVHEIDEYEVLRADLPGEIQFLTILYSADAEVAIFVPAAVDEDRLEGLRTVVDDTFYTHVTPPEDDATVSFTHDDPSLFFPGAGMPRTARTREGTPGTSDRSAAEGTETDPDEDA
- a CDS encoding dihydroorotase, translated to MLIRNATLADGRVRDVRIEGETIAAVAEDLPAADDEDVLVATGKRLLPGMIDVHVHFRQPGFGHKEDWTTGSKAAAAGGVTTVVDQPNTDPPTTTGDAFDEKAAFARASAVDYGLNGGVTADWDPDSLFDRPLFALGEVFLADSTGDMGIDADLFDDAVARAAAEDVAVTVHAEDADLFADEALDRPDDDADAWSAYRTPEAEAAAVERAGEVAADHDATVHIAHTSTPEGVDAAVDAGLTCEVTPHHLFLSRDDLDQLGTYGRMNPPLRSEARRKALFERLADGTVDVVATDHAPHTREEKDAGIWDAPSGVPGVETALPLLLAAARDGQLSYERVRDVTATNPAEIFGLPSKGRVEAGRDADLVLVDPAETRPIRGLDLHSKCGWTPFEGREGVFPEWTMLRGEVVYDGDANAFAETQGQNVRDDRADGA
- a CDS encoding TetR/AcrR family transcriptional regulator, producing MSGDEPTGGDVPPAARAEAVQAVRRALAEHGYAGLTTKRIAAESEKSEAFLFYHYDSKEDLVLAFMDWATGRVTDRLEGAEGTPAQQLYGLCDALVGDPGDDIERGTNVAMMELLAHARHNGAFRDRLIAYEEAIIGDTADLIREGIAAGQFRDVDPESTAAFILTLADGTVGAVQALGMTEVGEGVRERLFEYLAREVLAEGVEPPTPGSVSRR
- a CDS encoding SHOCT domain-containing protein, whose product is MTRHARLRRFPADSDPGAVAGLVTMLTLGTAFTLAALGVSWFWVVFPVGFGGVMPVAVGAAKRRGHERTSRTDRWHDGRGDRSPGTADEDAALARLRERYANGELDEAAFESRLERLLLTEDTAAARTYASGRGDDRLEGENRAGSDVPPRLNGD
- a CDS encoding DUF4188 domain-containing protein, with protein sequence MNVNRERLHAEREGDFVVFLVGMRINRFRAVHRWLPVFLSAPRMVREQEADPVGLLESRSMMVSPREFQFVQYWESFEALRDYAREGEEHRSMWSRFNGELADGAVGIWHETYLVRQDEYETVYRNMPPTGLGAAAGTDHVPASGQRETAGGRLGVTDGSDAPVAPDGGAVTADAGPGAADGSVATDGGDRR
- the aspS gene encoding aspartate--tRNA(Asn) ligase produces the protein MDNRTYTADAEPGDHVTVAGWAHEIRDLGGIAFLIVRDTTGKIQVKFEKDEMDDDLVETGTEVTRESVVQVTGTVEEEERAPTGVEVVPESVEVIAPAEPELPLDPSGKVDAELPTRLDNRTLDVRRPEAQAIFEIRAEVLRAVRDYFRGEGCTEINTPKIVATGTEGGTELFPVTYFGREAFMNQSPQLFKQLMVGSGLERVFEVGPIFRAEEHNTPRHLNEATMIDFESAFIDHHEAMDVCEGTLMAAYEAVAENCQDELETLDMTEAFEVPDEGFPRLTYEEAIERINATGELDEHLSWGDDLPTEGEKALGDDVGGHYFITDWPAEIKPFYIQDYDDDPEYSKGFDLMHPRMELVSGGQREHRYEELVAGFEQQGLDPDQFEYYTKMFKYGMPPHAGWAYGVERLVMTMLGLANIREAVLFPRDRQRLSP